One Deinococcus aestuarii genomic window, CCCGCAGCCGGTCGCCCTCCTCACGCGCGATCCGCAGCACGACCGCGAGGTGGTCGGCGGCCTTGTCGTACTCGTGCAGGCTGCTGTACACCCCCGCGATGAAGTTCGCGCAGTCGGCCTGCATGGCCCGGTCCCCGGTCAGGATGGCGAGGTCCAGCCCCTGCGAGAGGTGCCCCAGCGCCGCCTCGTACGCCCCCTCGACGAAGCGGTAAAAGCCCACCGTGCGGTGCGCCGCGCCCAGCACCCGCTCGTCGCTCGCCCCGCGCGTGAGGTCCAGCCCCCGCTCGGCCAGCCCGGCGCCGGTCTTGGGATCGCTCTGCCGCAATGCCCAGGCCTGCTCCAGCAGCGCCAGCCCCTCCCGGTGTTCGGGGGAGGCGGCCCCGGCGGGCGGCGCGTGCGGGGCCGGGGTCAGGGTGCGGGGCAGCAGCAGGGGGGCGAGCGAGGTCTGGTTGCTGGCGACGAGCGCGAGCAGCCGGTCGACCACCTCCGCGTCGAAGTGCACCCCCGAGAGGCGCCGGATCTCCGCCAGCGCGTCTTCCACGGCCCAGGCCTCCTTGTAGGGCCGCTCGCTCGTCAGGGCGTCGAACACGTCGGCGACCGCCACGATCCGCCCGGTGACGGGGATCGCGCTGCCCCTCAGCCCGCGCGGGTAGCCGCTGCCGTCCCAGCGCTCGTGGTGGGTCAGGGCGATCTCCTCGGCCATGCGCAGCAGCCGCGACGTGCTGCCCTCCAGCACCTTGGCCCCGATCACGGTGTGCAGCTTCATGCGCTCGAACTCCTCGGGGGTGTAGCGCCCGTTCTTGAGCAGCACGTCGTCGCCCACCCCGATCTTGCCGATGTCGTGCAGCCGCGCCGCCCAGCGGAGCAAGTCCACCTCCTCGGGCGGCAGGCCGAGCGACTGCGCGAGCCACGCGCTGAGTTCCCCCACCCGGCGGGTGTGCTGCCCGGTGCGGTCGTCGCGGTACTCGGCGGCCATGCCGAGCCGGGTCACGATCTCGATCTGCACGGCCTCCAGCTCGGCGGTGCGCACCCGCACGGTCTCCTCGGCCGCCAGCCGGGCGTGCTGCGAGGCGTCCCCGAGCTGGCGGTACATCTCGGCCTCGCGCCGGGCCCGCTCGGCCTCGAAGCGGGCCGTCAGCGACTGGGCCTGCCGCTCGCTCTCCTCGGTGAACAGCTCGCGCTCCAGGTCCCGGAAGGCGCGCAGGTAGGGGTAGGCCTCGGCCCCCCGCCCCCGCGCCTCCAGGCCGGTGAAGAGCGCCTCGAGGATGCTGAGCCGGGAGGCGTGCAGCCCGTGGGCCGTGGCGAGGGTGAGGGCCGCGCGCAGGTGAGCGGCGGCGGCGTCCGGCTCCCCCCGGCGAAACTCCAGCCGCCCCAGGCTGAGCAGGGCGCCCATCCGGCCCTGCACGTCCCCGGCCTCCTCGGCCCAGAAGAGCGACTGGCGGAACATCCCCGAGGCGCTCTCCACGTCGCCGCCCTCCAGATGCACCTGCCCGAGGTTGTCGTGCAGGTCGGTGAGGTGCCGGGTGAGGCCCTCGCGCCGCGCCCGCTCGATGGCGTGATGCAGGGTCCGCGCCGCCCGGTCGTGGTCGCCGAGGTCCTTGTGGGCGAGCCCCAGCATCCCCAGGGCGCCGAGCTCGGTCTCGAGGTCGCCGCAGCCCCGCGCGGTCTCGAGGCCGCCCTCCAGAAAGGGCAGCGCCTGGGCGGCCTGCCCCAGGGTCAGGAAGGTGTGGCCGATGTTCACCCGGCACGCCGCGCGCAGCTCCGCCGGGATTTCCAGGTACTGCTCGCCGAGCTGCTGGCACTGGGAGAGCGCCGCGAGCGCCTCGGCGTGGGCGCCCAGGTTCGCCCACAGCATCCCGAGGTTGTTCAGGCACTCGGCCTGCCCCACCCGGTCACCGCCCCGGGCCCGCAGCTCGGCCTCGCGCCCCTGCGCCGTGGCGGCCGCGCGAAACTGCCCCGAACGCTGGGCGGCGGCGGCGAGCAGCGAGAGGGCCTCGACCTCCCGGCCGTCCTCGCCCGCCTCGCGCGCCGCCTCCGCGTAGGCCCGCGCCGCCTCCACGAGGTCGGTGTCCGGCCCCCCGGCGGCCAGCGCCGCGCAGCGCTCGGCGTGCCCGGCGAGGTCGCCGCCCGGGAGGGCCGCGGGCCCGGCCACCTCAGTCCCGCGCGTGGACATGGCCCCTCTCCCCGGGCGCGGCGCCGGGCAGCCCGGGTGCGAGGCGGGCGAGGGCCAGCCGCAGCAGGTCGGAGGAGGTGCGGGCGTCCCCCGGGCAACTCACCTGCGAGGAGCACAGCTCCAGCGGAAAGGGGGCGTGGCGGGCCAGGCTCGCCAGCACGGGCCGCAGCCGCTCGCGCCAGCCCTCCAGGCCCGGTGCGGGGGGGCCCGGCGCGGGGAGGAGGGGCGCTTGGGGGGGAAAGCGCAGCAGCACCGCGAAGGTCGCGCCGTTGAGGCGGTAGACCCGGTCCTCGGTCCGGCGCGTCTCGCGCAGCGTGGCGGCCAGTCTCAGGATCATGTCGTTGCCGCCGGCGTACCCCACGGTGGCGTTCAGCGAGCGGATGTTGCCGATCTCCACCAGGGCCAGCCCGAACCCCGTCCCGTGCCGGGCGCTGTAGGCCACCTCGCCCGCGAGGTCCGCGAGAAACGCCTGGCGGTTGCCCAGCCCGGTGTCCTCGTCGGTCAGGGCGGCCGCCTCCAGCGCCTCCAGGTACAGCAGGCGCGCGAGCGTCCGCGTCACCGACCCCACGGCGGTGGGGAGCAGCGGGCTCGCCTCCCCCGGTCCGGGCGGTCGCCCCGCCTCGTCGTAGGGGTGGAGGGTGACCTCCCCGCCGCCCGCCTCCGGGGGAAAGGGCCGGTGGGGGGGCGTGCCCGGCGTCCCGTCCGCCCGCAGGCAGGTGGGCGCCGCGCCGCGCCCCGGCAGCCACGCCGCGCAGGCGGTCGTGCCCGCCAGCCGCGCGAGGACCGGGAGGGCCGCCGCGAGCCCCTCGGCGACGCCCCCCGCCCCCTCCAGCCGCCGCGACAGCTCGCCCAGGGCCTCCTGCTCGGCCCCCGCCCGCGCGAGGGCCTCGGTGCGGCGCCGCACCCGCTCCCCGAGGTCGGCGGTCAGGGCGCGCAGCTCCTGCTGGGCCCGCACGCGCTCCTCGGTCTCCAGGCACAGCCGCAGGGCCGAGTGCACCAGGGCGGCCACCGCCTCGAGCTGGGCGCGCGCCCCCGCGTCCCACCCGGCGCCGGGCTCGGCGAGAAGGGCCAGGGTCGCCCAGTGCCCCACGTCCGGCCCCACGAGGGGCAGCAGGGCAGCGGCCCGGGCGCGCCCCCCGCCTTCTCCCCCGAGGTAGACCGGGCCGCTCCCCTCCGGAACGGGCAGGGCCAGCCAGTCGGCGCGGGCGTCCCCACAGGTCTCCCGGACCTCCCAGCCCGCGCCCGCCGCCCCCAGCAGGGCCACGGCGCTCACCCGCAGGGGAGGGGCCAGCACCCCCCGCACCTCGCCGAGCACGGCCCGGGGGGTGCTGGCCCCCAGGACCCGGCGCCCCACGCCGAGGAGGGTGCGGGCGTCGGCGGAGAGGTGGGCGAAGTGGGGGAGGGCCTGGCGCCCGTCCGGCCGCTCCGGGCGGCGGTACCCCCCGCCGCGCACCGTCTCGATCACGTCGTCCCGGAGCTTGCGGCGGATGCGTTTGACGTACACGTCCACGATCCGGTCGTCTCCCCCGAACGCCACGCCCCAGACCCGTTCCACGATCTCAGCGCGGGTAAAGAGCCGCCCCCGGTGCCGCGACAGCAGCTCGAACAGGGCCTGCTCGCGGGCGGTCAGGGCCGCGCGGCCGGCCGGGCCGCGCCCGCCCACGCCGGGTTCCGGGTCGTCGGGCAGGCGGAAGGCCGGGGCTGGAGGGTGAGGAAGGGTCCGTGGCATAGCGGCACGTGGGCGACCCCCCACAGGACTCACCGTTCCGCCGGGGGGAGGAAGGGCAGATGTGAAGTTCGCCTCACCCGGGTATCTTGCCAGCCGTCCACTTACAGACTTCTCGCAGACCCGCACGGGGGCGGCCTACGGGCATTTCCCCCGTTCCATGAGGACGACGCGGCCCGCCCACGCCCGAAGCCCGGGAATGTGGTTGCCGGCTTCGCCCGGTCGTGGACCGAGATCAGGAGGTGGCACGCCCGTGGGCTCCGCGAAACGGCGGGTGAAGAGCGCCGGGGCCGGCCGGGACGTGGCGCCCGCTCTCCGCCTCCCCGGAGGACCCCGACCGGCCGTCTGCTCGGCGGGGGCAACGAACAACCCGCACCGAAGTGCGGGCCTTGGTTGGTGGAGTCGAGGGGGATCGAACCCCTGACCTCGTCATTGCGAACGACGCGCTCTCCCAGCTGAGCTACGACCCCATGAACTGTCTGCCCCGGGCGGGCGAGGGAGAATCTAGCATGGGCTTCGGGAGCCTGCAAGGGGTCCGGGGGAGGCGGTGTGGACGCCCTCACCCCGCGCCGGGGGAGGGGAGGGGTACACTCCCCCCCATGACGAGCCTGACCCCCGAGGCCACGCCCCCCGCATCGATCGGCCAGCCCGGCGCGGGCGAGCGGGAGGGCCGCTTCGCCTACAAGTTCGGCCAGGAGGGCATCACCTTCGACGACGTGCTGCTGCTGCCCCGCCACTCCACGGTCTTGCCGCACGAGGTCAGCGTGGAGACGCAGCTCACCCGCCGGGTGCGGCTGAACATCCCCTTCGTGTCGGCGGCGATGGACACGGTGACCGAGACCGCGATGGCCGTGGCGATGGCCCGCGAGGGCGGGATCGGCGTCGTGCACAAGAACATGCCCGTGGACGCCCAGGCCGAGATGGTCCGCAAGGTCAAGCGCAGTGAGAGCGGCATGATCGTCGATCCCATCACCCTGCCCCCCCACGCGACGGTCGGGGACGCCGAGCGCATGATGGGCGAGTACCGGATCAGCGGCGTCCCGGTCACCGACCCCGCGGGCAGGCTGCTCGGCATCATCACCAACCGCGACCTGCGCTTCTTGGACGACCCCGCCACGCCGATTGGGGACGTGATGACGCGCGAACACCTCGTCACCGTCCCGGTCGGCACCACGCTGGAGGAGGCGCAGGAGATCTTCAAGCGCCACCGCATCGAGAAGCTGCTCGTCACCGATGAGGGTGGCTTTCTGAAGGGCCTGATCACCATCAAGGACCTCACCAAGCGGGTCAAATACCCGCGCGCCGCGAAAGACAGCCTGGGCCGCCTGCGGGTCGCCGCCGCCATCGGCGTGGGGGCCGACCTGATGGACCGCGCCGGGGCCCTCGTCGCCGCCGGGGCCGACGTGCTCGTCCTCGACAGCGCGCACGGCCACAGCCAGGGCATCCTGAACGCCCTGACGCGGGTGAAGGATCATTTCGATGTGGACGTCATCGCGGGGAATATCGCCACGCGGGCGGGGGCGAGAGATTTGATCGCGGCGGGGGCGGACGCGGTGAAGGTCGGCATCGGACCGGGCTGCTTCGCCGCCGGGACCCGGGTGCTGATGGCGGGCGGGTATTACAAGAACATCGAGGACGTGCGGGTCGGAGACCGGGTGCTCAACATGCACGGGCGACCTGTCACGGTGGTGAATTCGTGGTGTACGGGCATCCGGGAGGTCATCGCACTGCGGCACGTCCACGCCCCGCGCGAGACACTGGTCACGCCCGATCACCGCTACTGGGTGGGCGACCTGAGCACGGTGAGCGCGGCGTCGGTGAGTTCGAGAGGGTATGCCCGTGCACTGGCCCAGCCGACCCGTCTTGGCGAGAGCAAGCTCAGGTGGAAGGCGGTGGGTGAGGCAGAGGGCGACGTGTTCCTGATGCCCCGCCAGCTCCACTTCGAGCTGCCCGACTCGCTGGAGATCAACCTGGGGGACTTCGCCGTCCGTCAGGGGCAGCTCCAGCGGCGGTACCAGACACAGATTCGGGAGAGTTATGACCTGGGCTACCTGTTCGGCACTTTCCTGGGCGACGGGCACGCCTTCCTTAATCACAATGGCAGCGAGACCCGCACGGGCTCGGAGGTCGGCCGGGTGGATTGGTTCTTCTCGCACGAGGAGGGGGAGATAGCCGACAAGGTGAGCGCCGCAGTCGAGAGGGTGACGGGCGTGCGCCCGGTGCGCAAGGATGACGGCAACCTGATTCGCCTGTACCTCTACTCCCTGCCCTGGGCTCGCCTCCTCGCAGGATTCGGCAAGCGGGAACACAAGGGGTTGCCTCACGCCTATCTGGTGAAGGACGAGGCGTACCTGCGCGGTCTCAAGGACGGCCTGATCGACAGCGACGGTTATATCGCCGCCGACGGTCGCCAGTGTTTCGTCAACACCTCACGCGCATTGCTGGAGCTGTTCGGGCTGCTGTGCCACCTCATCGACGGCAGCCTGCCGAATATGCACGTCGAGCCCGGCAACCTCGGCGGTCTCCAGGGTGTCAAGGGCGAACTGCTCGACTCCTACCGCGCCCGCCTGAACGTCTCGCACGCCGCCCGGCAATTTCCCGACTACAGCGTCGTCAAGCCCCTCTCGCGCCGTGACCTGAACCTCAGCCTGCCCGTCTACGACATCGAAGTGGACTGCCCGACCCACAGCTTTATCGCCGACAACGCGGTCGTCCACAACAGCATCTGCACCACCCGCGTCGTCACCGGCGTCGGTGTCCCCCAGATCACCGCCATCTTCGAGGCCTCCGAGGCCGCGCTGGAAGCGGGCGTCCCCGTCATCGCCGACGGCGGCATCAAGCAGACGGGCGACGTGCCCAAGGCCATCGCCGCCGGGGCGAGCGCGGTGATGATGGGCTCCATGCTCGCGGGCACCGACGAGGCCCCCGGCGAGGTCGTGCTGCGCGACGGGCGCCGCTACAAGAGCTACCGGGGCATGGGGAGCCTGGGCGCGATGGATCAGGGC contains:
- a CDS encoding diguanylate cyclase, with protein sequence MSTRGTEVAGPAALPGGDLAGHAERCAALAAGGPDTDLVEAARAYAEAAREAGEDGREVEALSLLAAAAQRSGQFRAAATAQGREAELRARGGDRVGQAECLNNLGMLWANLGAHAEALAALSQCQQLGEQYLEIPAELRAACRVNIGHTFLTLGQAAQALPFLEGGLETARGCGDLETELGALGMLGLAHKDLGDHDRAARTLHHAIERARREGLTRHLTDLHDNLGQVHLEGGDVESASGMFRQSLFWAEEAGDVQGRMGALLSLGRLEFRRGEPDAAAAHLRAALTLATAHGLHASRLSILEALFTGLEARGRGAEAYPYLRAFRDLERELFTEESERQAQSLTARFEAERARREAEMYRQLGDASQHARLAAEETVRVRTAELEAVQIEIVTRLGMAAEYRDDRTGQHTRRVGELSAWLAQSLGLPPEEVDLLRWAARLHDIGKIGVGDDVLLKNGRYTPEEFERMKLHTVIGAKVLEGSTSRLLRMAEEIALTHHERWDGSGYPRGLRGSAIPVTGRIVAVADVFDALTSERPYKEAWAVEDALAEIRRLSGVHFDAEVVDRLLALVASNQTSLAPLLLPRTLTPAPHAPPAGAASPEHREGLALLEQAWALRQSDPKTGAGLAERGLDLTRGASDERVLGAAHRTVGFYRFVEGAYEAALGHLSQGLDLAILTGDRAMQADCANFIAGVYSSLHEYDKAADHLAVVLRIAREEGDRLREAHCLHNLATLSSQGRDLTKARQLVEESLGLYRAAGDVRAHTRALNTRANIAFDLGEIERAARSAQAAVALAEETGNLPEKNRALSVAGKAAARLGDPEAGRALLAQAIADARAEGLTTYEAWHHFELGGVHHQAGDLTLARASYEEALRQARELELRELQLPVYLGLSELCAQEGRHQEAFELYRRHHEVEREIFNHTAALKTRALMTQLDVERAKAEAQIYRLRTIELASANEALERVNSEKSSLVNMLEEQSRLLERQLSEDGLTGLFNRRHIEGLLQHEFLQGRVQGRPLCVAMADVDHFKGINDQFSHLVGDQVLRTIAGLFREAVRSPGAVGRYGGEEFLLVFPGTELHQGQRICERVRALVHAFDWSQIHPHLRVTLSIGVAAAAHSPNHERLISVADERLYQAKHSGRDRVCAGSA
- a CDS encoding winged helix-turn-helix domain-containing protein is translated as MPRTLPHPPAPAFRLPDDPEPGVGGRGPAGRAALTAREQALFELLSRHRGRLFTRAEIVERVWGVAFGGDDRIVDVYVKRIRRKLRDDVIETVRGGGYRRPERPDGRQALPHFAHLSADARTLLGVGRRVLGASTPRAVLGEVRGVLAPPLRVSAVALLGAAGAGWEVRETCGDARADWLALPVPEGSGPVYLGGEGGGRARAAALLPLVGPDVGHWATLALLAEPGAGWDAGARAQLEAVAALVHSALRLCLETEERVRAQQELRALTADLGERVRRRTEALARAGAEQEALGELSRRLEGAGGVAEGLAAALPVLARLAGTTACAAWLPGRGAAPTCLRADGTPGTPPHRPFPPEAGGGEVTLHPYDEAGRPPGPGEASPLLPTAVGSVTRTLARLLYLEALEAAALTDEDTGLGNRQAFLADLAGEVAYSARHGTGFGLALVEIGNIRSLNATVGYAGGNDMILRLAATLRETRRTEDRVYRLNGATFAVLLRFPPQAPLLPAPGPPAPGLEGWRERLRPVLASLARHAPFPLELCSSQVSCPGDARTSSDLLRLALARLAPGLPGAAPGERGHVHARD
- a CDS encoding IMP dehydrogenase, which gives rise to MTSLTPEATPPASIGQPGAGEREGRFAYKFGQEGITFDDVLLLPRHSTVLPHEVSVETQLTRRVRLNIPFVSAAMDTVTETAMAVAMAREGGIGVVHKNMPVDAQAEMVRKVKRSESGMIVDPITLPPHATVGDAERMMGEYRISGVPVTDPAGRLLGIITNRDLRFLDDPATPIGDVMTREHLVTVPVGTTLEEAQEIFKRHRIEKLLVTDEGGFLKGLITIKDLTKRVKYPRAAKDSLGRLRVAAAIGVGADLMDRAGALVAAGADVLVLDSAHGHSQGILNALTRVKDHFDVDVIAGNIATRAGARDLIAAGADAVKVGIGPGCFAAGTRVLMAGGYYKNIEDVRVGDRVLNMHGRPVTVVNSWCTGIREVIALRHVHAPRETLVTPDHRYWVGDLSTVSAASVSSRGYARALAQPTRLGESKLRWKAVGEAEGDVFLMPRQLHFELPDSLEINLGDFAVRQGQLQRRYQTQIRESYDLGYLFGTFLGDGHAFLNHNGSETRTGSEVGRVDWFFSHEEGEIADKVSAAVERVTGVRPVRKDDGNLIRLYLYSLPWARLLAGFGKREHKGLPHAYLVKDEAYLRGLKDGLIDSDGYIAADGRQCFVNTSRALLELFGLLCHLIDGSLPNMHVEPGNLGGLQGVKGELLDSYRARLNVSHAARQFPDYSVVKPLSRRDLNLSLPVYDIEVDCPTHSFIADNAVVHNSICTTRVVTGVGVPQITAIFEASEAALEAGVPVIADGGIKQTGDVPKAIAAGASAVMMGSMLAGTDEAPGEVVLRDGRRYKSYRGMGSLGAMDQGSSDRYFQSGSRKFVPEGIEGIIAYRGRAGEVLYQFVGGLRSSMGYCGAPDLATLRDTAQFVRITGASLIESHPHGVTITKEAPNYGGK